A window of Candidatus Binataceae bacterium genomic DNA:
GCCAATCCGATCCTGAAGGAGCCGTTCGACATAAAAAATGGCCACCTTGAGGTGCCCGATCGTCCAGGGATTGGCCTTGAATGGGACGAGAATGCCATCGCGCGCTACGGTTATTAGACTTCAACTGCCGGTCACAGTATTGTCCAATAGCGAATTCCGCTTCGGCCGAAAGGGGAGGCCATGGCCGATCGCCCGGCGAGGACTACAGGTTCAGCATCGCCCAAAGGGTTGCTGACGTCCGCCGCGGTCGTTGAGTCAGGCCTCGACGCATTAGACTTTGGCTTTGCGATCTTCGACCAGAATCTAAAGCTAATCGCCAACAACGAGGCGTTCATCGAGCTGCGCGGCTATCCGACCACGCTGTGCAAGCCCGGCCTCGACATTATTGAACTGTATCGTTTCAACGCCGAACGTGGCGACTATGGTCCGGGCGATGCCGAAGCCCAGGCAATCTCGCGTATGGAGCGCGTCCGTGAAGGTCGGCCACACCAGTTCGAATACCAACTCCCGAGCGGGCGAATCCTCAACATCCGTTACGCGCCAATTGCGCGCGGTGGCCTCGTCCTTTCCTATTCCGACGTCACCCAGCGCAAGCTCGCTGAGCGCGATGTTGCGCGCAAGGAGGCGGAGCTGCACGTTGCGCTCGACAACATGCCGGGAGCGTTGGCCTACACCGATGACAACTTGAAAATCGTCTTTTGCAACAATCGGTACATCGAAATGTACCCGGTGCCGCGTGAGCTGTTCGATTCAGGCCGGCCGTATCCTGACTTTCTGCGCTATTTGGCGGAACACGGCTACTATGGCGACGGCGATGTTGAGACTTTGGTCGCGCGTCGCATCGAGAGTCTGCGCAATCCAGTCGGTTACCCGCTCGAAGATCGCACACCAGACGGAAAGGTCTATGAGGTCAACCGTCGCAAAATCGCGTCGGGCGGAACGGTGACAGCGATCACTGAAATCACCAGACTCAAGCGCGCAGAGGAAAATCTGGCCCGGAAGGAGGCGGAGCTTCATGTCGCTCTCGACAACATGCCAGGCGCGCTCGTTTATACTGACCGAGACCTGAATATCGTCTTCTGCAACGATCGCTTCTCGGAGATGTATCCTGTCCCGAAAGAATTGCTGCAGCCGGGACAGCCTTATCCCAATTTTCTGCGTTATCTGGCCGAGCACGGCTATTACGGCGAGGGTGACCTCGATTCGTTGGTCGCGCAGCGCGTAGAGAGCTTGCGGAACCCCACCGGTATCGCCTTTGAGGATCGTGCGCCGGATGGCCGCATCTATCGGATTGCCCGTCGGCGGACGACGGTTGGCGGCACTGTCACGGTCATGACGGATATCACCGAGCTAAAGCAGTCGGAGCAGAGTCTGCTGGAAGCAAAACAGCGATTGGAAGACGCGAACCGACTGGTGATGGAAAAAAATCGAACATTGGAATCGCTTTCGTCCAAACTCTCGAAGTACCTTTCGCCGCAATTGTACAAGTCGATCTTTGCCGGAGAGAAGACCGTCGATGTTACGTCTCAACGCAAGAAACTGACCATATTTTTCTCGGATATCGCAGGATTCACGGAGACCACCGACCTTCTGGAATCGGAAGAGCTGACCAACCTTCTTAACCACTACCTGCGAGAAATGTCGACCATCGCACTCGAATACGGAGCGACGATCGATAAGTTCATCGGCGATGCGATCATGTTGTTCTTCGGCGATCCCGAGACGCGTGGGCCCAAGGAAGATGCGCTCGCCTGCGTGAAGATGGCGATCGCCATGCAGCAGCGCATGCGCGACTTGCAGGCCGAGTGGCGCGAGCGTGGCCAGGAGCATGTGTTCCAGCTTCGCATCGGCATCAACACCGGGTTTTGTACGGTCGGAAACTTCGGCAGTAACGACCGCGTCGACTACACGATTATCGGCAACGAAGTGAACTTGGCGGCGAGATTGGAGTCGCACGCCGATCTCGGCGGCATTCTGCTGGCGCACGAGACTTACGCGCTGGTCAAGGAC
This region includes:
- a CDS encoding PAS-domain containing protein, translating into MADRPARTTGSASPKGLLTSAAVVESGLDALDFGFAIFDQNLKLIANNEAFIELRGYPTTLCKPGLDIIELYRFNAERGDYGPGDAEAQAISRMERVREGRPHQFEYQLPSGRILNIRYAPIARGGLVLSYSDVTQRKLAERDVARKEAELHVALDNMPGALAYTDDNLKIVFCNNRYIEMYPVPRELFDSGRPYPDFLRYLAEHGYYGDGDVETLVARRIESLRNPVGYPLEDRTPDGKVYEVNRRKIASGGTVTAITEITRLKRAEENLARKEAELHVALDNMPGALVYTDRDLNIVFCNDRFSEMYPVPKELLQPGQPYPNFLRYLAEHGYYGEGDLDSLVAQRVESLRNPTGIAFEDRAPDGRIYRIARRRTTVGGTVTVMTDITELKQSEQSLLEAKQRLEDANRLVMEKNRTLESLSSKLSKYLSPQLYKSIFAGEKTVDVTSQRKKLTIFFSDIAGFTETTDLLESEELTNLLNHYLREMSTIALEYGATIDKFIGDAIMLFFGDPETRGPKEDALACVKMAIAMQQRMRDLQAEWRERGQEHVFQLRIGINTGFCTVGNFGSNDRVDYTIIGNEVNLAARLESHADLGGILLAHETYALVKDEVLTEETGTITVKGFSRPVRTHRVVGLVDKTAAQGRIIRQEQDGFLLIVDQKKLTRESRADVVRALQDVAGRLLD